The Panicum hallii strain FIL2 chromosome 9, PHallii_v3.1, whole genome shotgun sequence genome has a window encoding:
- the LOC112873585 gene encoding NAC domain-containing protein 71-like, with the protein MGTMTLPPGFRFHPTDDELVGYYLKRKVDNLKIELEVIPVIDLYKSEPWELPEKSFLPKRDLEWFFFCPRDRKYPNGSRTNRATATGYWKATGKDRRIACDGGVYGLRKTLVFYRGRAPGGERTDWVMHEYRLCQDLAHGACNFIGAYALCRVIKRHEAGLLQGEPAAKVKGASNAAGGRGQMSKVSSSSSLVSSEQLSAFTPTNSSPPPPTLDMSRGMCTMAESGNTYQSPLAYGGDATATATTGLPSSPLPPPLFMPSDHSSPHDTFFIGDVFPAESRSHAPPLFGGGDMGMGAVEHELRWDSFAYPNTFSNGAEMWNAAASPMLCRQASDGGGVDDLAAFFFSEDNRIVF; encoded by the exons ATGGGCACCATGACCCTGCCGCCCGGGTTCCGCTTCCACCCCACCGACGACGAGCTCGTCGGCTACTACCTCAAGCGCAAGGTCGACAACCTCAAGATCGAGCTCGAGGTCATCCCCGTCATCGATCTCTACAAGTCCGAGCCATGGGAGCTGCCAG AGAAGTCGTTCCTGCCGAAGCGCGACCTGGAGTGGTTCTTCTTCTGCCCGCGCGACCGCAAGTACCCCAACGGGTCGCGCACCAACCGCGCCACGGCCACGGGGTACTGGAAGGCCACCGGCAAGGACCGCCGCATCGCCTGCGACGGCGGCGTCTACGGCCTCCGCAAGACGCTCGTCTTCTACCGCGGCCGCGCACCCGGCGGCGAGCGCACCGACTGGGTCATGCACGAGTACCGGCTCTGCCAGGACCTCGCGCACGGCGCCTGCAACTTCATC GGTGCTTACGCGCTGTGCCGCGTGATCAAAAGACACGAGGCCGGGCTGCTGCAGGGAGAGCCGGCGGCCAAGGTGAAAGGGGCCAGCAACGCGGCCGGCGGGAGAGGGCAGATGAGCAAGGTCTCCAGCAGCTCGTCCCTCGTCAGCAGCGAGCAGCTCAGCGCGTTCACGCCCACCAATTCCAGCCCGCCGCCTCCTACTCTGGATATGAGCAGGGGAATGTGCACGATGGCTGAATCCGGCAACACGTACCAG AGTCCACTCGCGTACGGCGGAGACGCGACGGCGACGGCCACCACCGGGCTGCCGTCGAGCCCGCTGCCCCCACCCCTGTTCATGCCCAGCGACCACTCGTCCCCGCACGACACGTTCTTCATCGGCGACGTCTTCCCCGCCGAGTCTCGTTCGCACGCGCCGCCGCTCTTCGGCGGCGGCGACATGGGGATGGGCGCCGTGGAGCACGAGCTGAGATGGGACAGCTTCGCCTACCCGAACACGTTCTCAAATG GTGCCGAGATGTGGAACGCGGCGGCGAGCCCGATGCTGTGCAGGCAggcgagcgacggcggcggcgtcgacgaCCTGGCGGCGTTCTTCTTCTCGGAGGACAACAGGATCGTGTTCTGA